From Bifidobacterium longum subsp. longum JCM 1217, one genomic window encodes:
- a CDS encoding transposase: MSQKVRINGVKHTGASVFLGVDRCGNPCWTRNPERVMVWLCDGWRARFNQRREQRTRNVPVKDDATGEVVDWVKEPLGGPDVPELISDREARLQCSWMAGIPAPILSSTDRIENTEWFAGLKRRKTIGGRIPGFKSRHRGLGFVCWRNASRSGNAIFHKTGRKSDVVVITGMNPKRWVKPGEKAHWRIIVHVRVGQEIRPYTSVHVDWTHRSLVFVNMPLPLPRTGDGAIGLDRGCVHTLASSDGTFEDMPKPSKAELKRLKYLQRRMARQDHVNEARSGRTAKFVSKRRRKTLSRFNALQGRIVRRRNDWIEKTTTRLAQKNILIAMEDLDVKAMTRRPKPKPDPAKPGQYLHNGAKAKAESPKDGLASTGVAVAVVAVAVVVLAAGAIALAILGKRK; this comes from the coding sequence ATGAGCCAGAAGGTCCGCATCAATGGCGTCAAGCACACCGGCGCGAGCGTCTTCCTCGGCGTGGACCGCTGCGGCAACCCATGCTGGACGCGTAATCCCGAGCGCGTCATGGTGTGGCTGTGCGACGGATGGCGCGCCAGATTCAACCAAAGGCGCGAGCAACGCACGCGCAACGTGCCCGTCAAAGACGATGCGACAGGTGAAGTCGTCGACTGGGTCAAGGAGCCTTTGGGCGGCCCTGACGTACCTGAGTTGATCTCGGACAGGGAGGCGCGTCTTCAATGCTCGTGGATGGCGGGCATTCCGGCGCCCATACTGTCCAGCACGGACAGGATCGAGAATACCGAATGGTTCGCCGGACTCAAACGCAGGAAGACCATTGGAGGCCGCATCCCCGGCTTCAAGTCGCGCCATCGCGGCCTGGGCTTCGTCTGCTGGCGCAACGCCTCCCGATCAGGCAACGCCATATTCCATAAGACCGGCCGGAAGAGCGACGTGGTCGTCATCACAGGCATGAACCCGAAGCGATGGGTCAAACCCGGCGAAAAGGCGCATTGGCGCATCATCGTCCATGTGCGTGTCGGTCAGGAGATACGGCCGTATACGAGCGTCCATGTCGATTGGACCCATCGTAGCCTCGTGTTCGTCAACATGCCATTGCCGTTGCCGAGGACCGGTGATGGCGCGATCGGCCTCGACCGCGGCTGTGTACATACGCTCGCTTCGTCTGATGGAACGTTCGAAGACATGCCGAAGCCGTCGAAGGCCGAATTGAAACGGTTGAAGTATCTTCAGCGCCGGATGGCCCGGCAGGACCATGTCAACGAGGCACGGAGCGGCAGGACCGCTAAATTCGTTTCCAAGCGCAGGCGAAAGACGCTAAGCCGATTCAACGCTCTGCAAGGCCGTATCGTCCGACGTCGGAACGACTGGATCGAGAAGACCACGACAAGGCTCGCCCAAAAGAACATCCTTATCGCCATGGAGGACCTGGACGTCAAGGCCATGACGAGGCGCCCGAAGCCGAAGCCTGATCCGGCTAAGCCGGGGCAATATCTCCATAACGGAGCCAAAGCCAAGGCCGAATCCCCGAAAGACGGGCTCGCCTCCACCGGCGTCGCAGTGGCGGTCGTTGCGGTGGCCGTGGTGGTGCTCGCCGCGGGGGCCATCGCGCTCGCCATCCTCGGCAAGCGCAAGTAG
- the secG gene encoding preprotein translocase subunit SecG, giving the protein MTVLVIVLKTIVAVLSVLLSLLILLHKGKGGGLSDMFGGGLTANAGTSGVAERNLNRWTVGIAILWAVLIVSISLIAKTI; this is encoded by the coding sequence ATGACCGTTCTCGTCATCGTCTTGAAAACCATCGTCGCCGTCCTGAGCGTCCTGCTGTCCCTGCTGATCCTCCTGCACAAGGGCAAGGGCGGGGGTCTGTCCGACATGTTCGGCGGCGGCCTGACCGCCAACGCGGGCACCTCCGGGGTCGCGGAGAGGAACCTGAACCGTTGGACGGTCGGCATCGCGATCCTCTGGGCCGTGCTGATCGTCTCAATCAGCCTCATCGCAAAAACCATCTGA
- the secE gene encoding preprotein translocase subunit SecE has product MERKSLASDPFQPIGRYCRQIVDELRKTATPAAREWPAWSITSFVFVILPMILAAGMDLGFGELTLMVFG; this is encoded by the coding sequence ATGGAAAGGAAATCGTTGGCATCAGACCCGTTTCAGCCGATAGGCCGATATTGCCGGCAGATCGTGGACGAACTGCGCAAGACCGCGACTCCGGCCGCCCGCGAATGGCCGGCCTGGAGCATCACCTCATTCGTGTTCGTCATCCTGCCCATGATATTGGCCGCGGGCATGGATCTCGGGTTCGGCGAACTCACGCTCATGGTGTTCGGGTGA